In Solanum pennellii chromosome 3, SPENNV200, a single window of DNA contains:
- the LOC107013551 gene encoding uncharacterized protein LOC107013551, with protein MEDAPYPSGLAVKKPSWGVEEEKLRDKEEYQNKKAKTGKECVQQKGGSSRPQFQKPKRHAPSFASAPAPKNRGCYKCGKEVHFMIECPKNKQGGGNPGNIAQSSLVSPLDKAAPRGATSGTGEEANRLYAFNSRQEKEESLDIVTGMI; from the exons ATGGAGGATGCACCATATCCAAGTGGGCTTGCTGTGAAGAAGCCTTCTTGGGGGG TGGAAGAGGAGAAGCTGAGGGATAAAGAGGAGTATCAAAACAAGAAGGCAAAGACAGGGAAAGAGTGTGTCCAACAAAAAGGTGGTTCAAGTCGACCACAATTTCAGAAACCAAAGCGGCATGCACCATCATttgctagtgcacctgcacccaAGAACCGAG GTTGTTACAAGTGTGGTAAAGAGGTTCACTTCATGATAGAGTGCCCCAAAAATAAGCAAGGTGGTGGAAATCCGGGCAATATAGCTCAATCTTCATTAGTTTCTCCACTAGACAaggctgcacctagaggagccacTTCTGGTACCGGCGAAGAGGCAAACCGTCTTTATGCATTCAATAGCCGCCAAGAGAAAGAGGAATCTCTAGATATTGTTACGGGTATGATCTAA